The Streptomyces taklimakanensis nucleotide sequence GCGGCGGCACCGCGCAGAACGTCCTGCGCACCCACGGCCACCTGCCCTGCTCCGCGCCCGGAAACCAGTCGCTGTGTCAGAGAATGTGACGAGACGACACTTCACCGGTAACGGTGAACTCCGGCCCCGGAAGCGGTTTTTCCACGGAACGGGGCACCCGGCCACCGTCCCACCGAGTTGGACCGGGTGTGGGGGAGAACGACACGGTCGGACGCCCGGCGCCCGGGGCGGCACCACGAGGCCCCGGGCGGGCCCGTCGTGTCCACACCCTCACCCGCGTTCCCCGGTCCCCGTCGCGGTCGGTGCCCCCGCCCGCGCCCGTCCCCAACGGCTCCGAAAGGCGCTCCCATGTCCACCCGGCCCACCCGTCCGCTCGCCCTCCTGCTGACCGTCGTCGCCCTGGGCGCGCTGTCCGGCTGCGGAGGCTCCGGCGACTCCGGCAGCACCGACGGCACCGCGCGCGACCGGCCCGCTCCCACCCACACCCTGGCCGGTGGACGGGCTCCGACGTCGTCCCCGGACCCGTCGGCGTCCGCCGGGGACGGAAAGACCGGACGACTGCCGGGCCTCGGCCCGAAGACCCTGGCCCGGGTGCCCGACGACGCCCACCAGGTGGTGGTGGTGACCGGCGAGCACCGGGACTCCCCGCGCTCCACCGTCGTCCTCCACGAGCGTGCCGACGACGGCTGGCGGGCCGGTGAGCGGTGGCCCGCGCACAACGCCCTGCGCGGCTGGACCGACGACCACCGGCTCGGTGATCTGCGCTCGCCGATCGGGGTGTTCACCCTCTCCGACGCCGGGGGCCTGCTCCCCGACCCGGGCACCGAACTCCCGTACCACCGCTCCGGCGGCTTCACCATCGACGGCACCGGGTTCGAGGGCGAGCCGCTGGAGGGTTCCTTCGACTACGTGGTGGCCATCGACTACAACCGCGAGACGGGCGTCTCCCCGTTGGACTGGACCCGGCCCATGGGCGACTCGAAGGGCGGCGGCATCTGGTTCCACGTCGACCACGACGGACCGACGAAGGGGTGTGTCACCCTCTCCGAGCCGCACATGAAGGCCCTGCTGCGCGCGCTGGAACCGGAGTCGAACCCGGTCGTCGTCATGGGAGACGCCGCCTCTCTCGCCCGCTGACCCGACCGGCGCGCCGGTCGGACGGAGCCCGCACGGGCGGACCGACACGGAGGACGCCGGGCTCGTGCGGCTTTCCGGGGCCGAAGGGCCACCGGCCCGGGCCCCGGGCGGGACAGGACCTCAGCGTCCCGAGGCGGTGACCGTGCCGTCGGCCGTGACGGCCAGGGAGCCGTGGGTGTCGGTGCGCAGGACGGCCGCGCCCGAGGCGCGCAGCCCGAGGACGGTCCTGGGGGACGGATGGCCATAGGGGTTGTCCTCTCCGCAGGAGACGAGGGCGACGCGCGGGCGCAGACGTTCCAGCAGCCGTGGCTCCTGTCGGGCGGACCCGTGGTGGGCGACCTTGAGGACGTCCACGGGCGGCAGGTCCGGGTGGCTCTCCAGCAGGCGTCGTTGGGCCGGGGGTTCGAGGTCGCCGGGGAGGAAGACCGTCAGCCCCGCGGTACGGACGAGCAGGGTGACGCTGGAGTCGTTGGCCTCCTCCCCGGATGCCGAGGGAGGGCCTGGGGGCGGGGGTCGGCGGGGCCACAGCACCTCCCAGGACAGATCGCCCGTCCGACGCCGCTCCCCCGGGGTCGCCCGCACCATCGGAACGCCCGCGCGGGCCGCCTCGCGCCGTACGGCCGCCGCCTGACCGGACGGCTCGCCCAGGGGGGTGGTCTGGATCGCCCCGACCGCCCTGCCGCGCAGCACCCCGGGCACGCCGGCCACGTGGTCGGCGTGGAAGTGGGTGAGCACCAACAGCGGGACGGTGGTGACGCCGAGGGCTCGCAGGCAGCGGTCGACGGGCTCGGGGTCGGGGCCGGTGTCGACGACGACCGCCGCCCCCTCCCCCGCCGCCAGCGCCAACGCGTCGCCCTGGCCGACGTCGCAGACCACCATCCGCCAGTTCGGTGGTGGCCAGCCGACGAGCGGACGGAACAGCGGGGCGGGCCGCAGAACCGCCAGGAGCAGCAGGACGACGCAGGCCGCGCAGAGCCAGGGGTGCCGCACCAGTCGCCGTGCGGCCAGGACCACCGACACGATGAGGACCGCCAGCAGCAGCGCCCCCGCCCAACTGCCGGACCAGGGGATCTCCGCACCGGGCAGGGAGGCCCCCGTACGGGCGACGGCGGCGATGCCCTCGGTGGGCCGGCCCGCCGCCCAGGCCAGCGCCTCCGCCGTCCACATCGACACCGGAGCGGCCGCCAGGGCCGCGAAGCCGAGGACGGTGGCCGGCACCACCAGGAACTCCGCCAAGAGGTTGCACGGGACCGCCACCAGGCTGACGTGGGAGGCCAGGACGGCGACCACGGGCGCGCAGACCGCCTGTGCCGCGGCGGCCGCGGCCAGGGCCTCGGCGACGCGTCCGGGCACGCCCCGACGGCGCAGGGCCTCGCTCCACCGGGGCGCCACGGTCAGCAGCGAGCCGGTGGCCAGGACCGAGAGCAGGAAACCGTAGTCGCGGGCCAGCCAGGGATCGTGGAGGACGAGCAGCAGGACGGCCGCGGCCAGCGCGGGCAGGAGGGACCTGCGCCTGCCGGTGCCGATCGCCACGATGGTGATCAGTCCGCAGGCGGCCGCCCGCAACACGCTCGGTTCCGGGCGGCAGACCACCACGAAGGCCAGGGTGATCAGTGCGCAGACGACCGCCGTGGTGCGCAACGACAGCCCCAACAGGGGCGCGGCCCCCCGTCGCTCGGCACGGGAGGCCGTGCCGGGCGGTCCGATGAGCAGCACCAGCAGGATCGACAGGTTGGCACCGCTCACCGCCAGCAGGTGCAGCATGTCCGCCGCGCGGAAGGCGGCGTCGAGATCGGCCGGGATGCGGGAGGTGTCGCCGACCACCAGACCGGGCAACAACGCCCGCGCGTCCGGTGACAGGCCGTCACTCGCCTCGCGCAGCCCCGACCGCAGCCTCCCGGCGATGCGTTGCGCTGCCGGCGGCGCACCGGTCACCGTGGGCGGTTCCTCGCCCCGTACCCGCAACACGGCGGCCACGTCCCGACCGCCCGCGCCGTCCTCCCGCGCGGGTGCCGATCGGGCCCTCACCTCCAGGCGGGTGCCGGGCAGCAGTTCCCGCCAGGCCGACGGCGGCCGGGCCGCCCGCCCCGCCGCGGCCTGGCGCGTGCCCGGCCCGCCCCACAACACCACCAGCAGGACCGGAGACCGGGCCTCGGTCACCGTGCCGCCGGCCCCGGTGACGCGCAGGGCGTCGGCCCGGAGCACGATCGCGCCCGGCAGCCGCTCGGATCCGTGGACACGGGGGCGCGCCGACCGCGGATCGCCGGTGACGACCACCTCCGCGGTGACGTGGGCGTACCGCCGGGCCGACTCCGGCAGGGGGCCTCGGTGCACGTCGGCGACGTGCGCGGCGGCCACTCCGCCGCCCGTCGCGGCGCACACCAGTGCCATCGCGACCGCCGTGCGCCCGCTCGACCGCCCCCGGCCCCGGGCCGGCACCAAAAGTGCCACGGCCAGCAGGGCACAGGCGGAGGCGCCGACCACCGCGGTGCGGCCCGGAAGCCCCAGGGCCAGTGCCGCGGCCCCCCAGGCGGCCAGGGCGGGCGGGACCAGACGGAGATCGGCCGGGCCCTCCTGGCGCGGGTGGGCCGCTCCCAGTCGGTGTCCTGATCCGGCGTGCACCGCCGCCCGTGCCGCGCTCCGGACCGCCCGGACGCCCGCCGAGGTGCTCACGGCCCGACCAGGGGGCGGAGATCGGCGAAGCGCCGCTCGCCGATACCGCTCACCTCGCGGAGTTCGTCGACCGAGGAGAACCCGCCGTGCTCGGTGCGGTAGTCGACGATGCGCCGGGCCATGACGGGGCCGATGCCGGGAAGGGCGTCGAGCTGCTCGACGGTGGCCGAGTTGAGGCTGACCGGTGCGCCGGGCGGCGCCCCCGCCCCGGCGGGTGGGACGGGCACGCCCGCCGGAGCGGGGGGCTCGCCGACGACGATCTGTTCTCCGTCGGCCACCGGCCGGGCGCGGTTGAGGCCGTGGAGGTCCGTGCCCGGCCTGACGCCGCCCGCGGCCTCCAGGGCGTCGGCCACGCGCGCGCCGGGCGGCAGCCGGTGGAGCCCCGGCCTGCGGACCTCGCCCGCCACGTCCACCAGCAGCCGTCCGGCGGCCGGGGGCGACGCGCCGAGGGACGGCGGGGGCGCTTCCGACGGCGGCACGGGACGCGAGCGGGACGCGGACTCCACCGGCGGTGCCTCCACCGTCCGCGGGCGCCCGCTCCAGAAGTGGTGCGCGGCGAGGCCGAGCGCCAGGACCAGGACGACGGTGAGCGCGGCGAGCGAGCGCGGCGCCGCACCGAACCGCGCCCGAGCCCACAACGGCAGCCGATCCCGTACCGCTTCCGTCAACCGCTCGTACCGGGACGAGCGCGGAGTCCTCGGACCGGCCGACGGCGCGGTGACGGCACCGGGACCCGGCACGGCGTCGTCCGACACGGTGTCGCCCGGCACGGGTTCGTCCGCCGCGCCCTTGGGGTCGGGCCCGTGGGCCTCGGTGGAGGCGCGCGCCGGCACCCGTGGCCGCCGTTCCGCCACCCCTCGCCGGACGCGCGCCCGCCGCACCGCCTCGCGTGCCGAGGCGATCGCCTCGGCACGCGGCAGCGGAGCCGCTCGGACGGCCTCCGCGGCAACGGGATCAGGGGTGGGACCGGAGGCGGGGACGGAGGAGGCGGCGGGGACGGAGGAGGCGGAAGGGCGCACGGGCGCGAGGAGGCCGTCGGGGCCGCGTGGCTCACGCCCCGAGGCTCCGGAGGGCGGATCCAACGGCAGCGCGCTCGCCCGCTCCCTCAGCGCGCGGGCGTCGGCCGCCCGCCGGAGCCCTCGCCCCCGGACCCGCGCGCGCATGCGGTGACCGGGGCCGTCCGCCCTCCGGTGGCGCCCCGGCCCTGTCGACCGGCCCCAGGTGGGAGGCCGCCCGGTCGAGGGGGAGGGGGAGGGGGAAGCGGGCTCCGCGGCGGAGACGGACGCGGAGGTGGAGGTGGAGGTGGAGGGGTCGGAGGGGAAACGCGGTCGAAGGCGTGGTCGAGAGCTCATGTCGGCCGACGGTAGGGCGGGCCCGCCCCTTCCTTCCGGCGGCCGCCCTTTCCCGTGGACTACCGGCCGGTTGTGGACAACTCCGCCACCTGTTTGAGTGACACCACCACGCCCAGCAACCCCGGCCCCGTGTGCGCGCCGATCACCGCCCCCACCTCGCTGACGTGCAGTTCCTCCAGCCCCGGCAGCCGTTCGCGCAGGCGCTGCGCGAGGTGGTCGGCACGGTCCGCCGCCGCCAGGTGGTGCACGGCGACGTCCACGGGCGCGGTTCCCGCCCGGTCCACGACGATCTCCTCCAGACGGGCGATGGCGCGGGAGGCGGTGCGGACCTTCTCCAACAGACCGATGCGGCCGTTCTCCAGCTCCAACAGCGGCTTGACCGCCAGCGCGGAGCCCAGCAGCGCCCGGGCGGCGCCGATACGGCCACCACGCCGCAGGTACTCCAGGGTGTCCACGTAGAAGAACGCCGAGGTTCCCGCGGCGCGCTTGCGCGCCGCGGCGACCGTCTCCTCCAGGGTGCCGCCCGCCTCGGCGGTCCCGGCCGCGGCCAGGGCGCAGAAGCCCAGTGCCATCGCCACCATGCCGGTGTCCACCACACGCACCGGTACGGGTGCCTCCCGGGCGGCGAGCACGGCCGCGTCGTAGGTGCCGGAGATCTCCGCCGACAGGTGGAGGGAGACGATGCTCTCCGCCCCCGCCTCGGCGATGGCCCGGTAGGTGTCGGCGAACACCCAGGGACCAGGCCGGGAGGTGGTCACCGACCGCCGCTTCCCGAGCGCCTCGGCCAGCGAACGGGCGGAGATCTCGGTGCCCTCCTCCAACGCCCGGTCGCCGAGCACCACGGTCAGCGGCACCGAGGTGATGCGGTGCCGCTCCAGCGCCGCCCGCGGCAGGTAGGCCGTGGAGTCAGTGACGATCGCGACATGGCGGGACATGGGGCGGAGATTACCGGGCTCTTCGGCGCGGTGGCGACGCGAGCCGCCCGGCGCGGGCCGTCGTGTTCCCGTCCGCCGCGCGTCCGCCGGGACGGGAGCCGTTCACCGGGCGGCCGTCAGCGGTACGTCACCGGTTCACAGCGCGCCCCACGGCACGCTTCACCGCACGGGAGCGACACACGACCGGCCGCCCGCGCTCACGGGGCGCTCCGCGGGTGGCCCCTGCCGAAGTCCGGGCCGAGGCCGGTGCCGAACTCCCCGACGGGATCTCCGGCCGAACCGGTGCCATGGGCTCCCGGCCACCCCTGCCGGGGGTCCTTCCCGCCCTCGATCCCCGGTGGCCGCCGGCCACCGGGGGCCTCGGACGTCCCCGGGGCGGGAGCGCCGGACGCACCGGGCGCGCCGGTGGCCCCCGCGGCGCGGGGGGCCTCCTCCGCACCGGGCTCCATCCAGTGGCGCAGGGCGCCCGCCTCGATCTCGATCTGTTCGCCGAGGGCGGCCAGGCTCTCCTCGTCGTGTCGCAGGGCCCGGTCCTGGGCGGCGAAGCGCAACGAGTCCGCGGAGGCGCGGATGCGGTCGGCGCGCTCGCGTGCCTCCGGCAGCCGGGCGGCGATCCGGTTCCGGTCCGGTTCGCGCTCCATCAGCAGCCGCAGTTCGCCGTCGAGTTGGCGGGCGTGA carries:
- a CDS encoding L,D-transpeptidase family protein, coding for MSTRPTRPLALLLTVVALGALSGCGGSGDSGSTDGTARDRPAPTHTLAGGRAPTSSPDPSASAGDGKTGRLPGLGPKTLARVPDDAHQVVVVTGEHRDSPRSTVVLHERADDGWRAGERWPAHNALRGWTDDHRLGDLRSPIGVFTLSDAGGLLPDPGTELPYHRSGGFTIDGTGFEGEPLEGSFDYVVAIDYNRETGVSPLDWTRPMGDSKGGGIWFHVDHDGPTKGCVTLSEPHMKALLRALEPESNPVVVMGDAASLAR
- a CDS encoding DegV family protein; the encoded protein is MSRHVAIVTDSTAYLPRAALERHRITSVPLTVVLGDRALEEGTEISARSLAEALGKRRSVTTSRPGPWVFADTYRAIAEAGAESIVSLHLSAEISGTYDAAVLAAREAPVPVRVVDTGMVAMALGFCALAAAGTAEAGGTLEETVAAARKRAAGTSAFFYVDTLEYLRRGGRIGAARALLGSALAVKPLLELENGRIGLLEKVRTASRAIARLEEIVVDRAGTAPVDVAVHHLAAADRADHLAQRLRERLPGLEELHVSEVGAVIGAHTGPGLLGVVVSLKQVAELSTTGR
- a CDS encoding helix-hairpin-helix domain-containing protein, producing MRARVRGRGLRRAADARALRERASALPLDPPSGASGREPRGPDGLLAPVRPSASSVPAASSVPASGPTPDPVAAEAVRAAPLPRAEAIASAREAVRRARVRRGVAERRPRVPARASTEAHGPDPKGAADEPVPGDTVSDDAVPGPGAVTAPSAGPRTPRSSRYERLTEAVRDRLPLWARARFGAAPRSLAALTVVLVLALGLAAHHFWSGRPRTVEAPPVESASRSRPVPPSEAPPPSLGASPPAAGRLLVDVAGEVRRPGLHRLPPGARVADALEAAGGVRPGTDLHGLNRARPVADGEQIVVGEPPAPAGVPVPPAGAGAPPGAPVSLNSATVEQLDALPGIGPVMARRIVDYRTEHGGFSSVDELREVSGIGERRFADLRPLVGP
- a CDS encoding ComEC/Rec2 family competence protein, translated to MSTSAGVRAVRSAARAAVHAGSGHRLGAAHPRQEGPADLRLVPPALAAWGAAALALGLPGRTAVVGASACALLAVALLVPARGRGRSSGRTAVAMALVCAATGGGVAAAHVADVHRGPLPESARRYAHVTAEVVVTGDPRSARPRVHGSERLPGAIVLRADALRVTGAGGTVTEARSPVLLVVLWGGPGTRQAAAGRAARPPSAWRELLPGTRLEVRARSAPAREDGAGGRDVAAVLRVRGEEPPTVTGAPPAAQRIAGRLRSGLREASDGLSPDARALLPGLVVGDTSRIPADLDAAFRAADMLHLLAVSGANLSILLVLLIGPPGTASRAERRGAAPLLGLSLRTTAVVCALITLAFVVVCRPEPSVLRAAACGLITIVAIGTGRRRSLLPALAAAVLLLVLHDPWLARDYGFLLSVLATGSLLTVAPRWSEALRRRGVPGRVAEALAAAAAAQAVCAPVVAVLASHVSLVAVPCNLLAEFLVVPATVLGFAALAAAPVSMWTAEALAWAAGRPTEGIAAVARTGASLPGAEIPWSGSWAGALLLAVLIVSVVLAARRLVRHPWLCAACVVLLLLAVLRPAPLFRPLVGWPPPNWRMVVCDVGQGDALALAAGEGAAVVVDTGPDPEPVDRCLRALGVTTVPLLVLTHFHADHVAGVPGVLRGRAVGAIQTTPLGEPSGQAAAVRREAARAGVPMVRATPGERRRTGDLSWEVLWPRRPPPPGPPSASGEEANDSSVTLLVRTAGLTVFLPGDLEPPAQRRLLESHPDLPPVDVLKVAHHGSARQEPRLLERLRPRVALVSCGEDNPYGHPSPRTVLGLRASGAAVLRTDTHGSLAVTADGTVTASGR